In Amycolatopsis jiangsuensis, the following proteins share a genomic window:
- a CDS encoding SDR family NAD(P)-dependent oxidoreductase — protein sequence MTGRVGGRVALVTGVARGQGRGHVLRLAQGCGHHVGDLRADAATPYGVATEADLAETVLLVEDLGRRVLSRVADARDLPAMEGTVADGIAALGQLDIVVVNAGICSMGRYGRSRRELGRKCSTPICAVSGRRFARPFPRSWTMAPAGSAALTSSIAGLSAYANMGHALELAPVPVRHDPPDDRRHRDGE from the coding sequence ATGACGGGACGAGTCGGAGGCAGGGTCGCTCTGGTCACCGGGGTGGCGCGGGGCCAGGGCCGCGGCCATGTGCTGCGACTGGCGCAGGGGTGCGGACATCACGTCGGGGACCTCCGCGCGGACGCGGCGACACCGTACGGTGTCGCGACGGAGGCCGACCTCGCCGAGACGGTGCTGCTCGTCGAGGACCTCGGCCGGCGGGTACTGAGCCGGGTCGCCGATGCCCGGGACCTCCCGGCGATGGAAGGGACTGTCGCGGACGGCATCGCCGCGCTCGGGCAGCTCGACATCGTGGTAGTCAACGCCGGGATCTGCTCGATGGGCCGGTATGGGAGATCACGGAGGGAACTTGGCAGGAAATGCTCGACACCAATTTGCGCGGTGTCTGGAAGACGATTCGCGCGGCCGTTCCCGCGCTCTTGGACCATGGCTCCGGCAGGGTCGGCCGCGCTCACGAGCTCGATCGCGGGCCTGTCCGCCTACGCCAACATGGGACATGCGCTGGAACTCGCACCGGTTCCGGTGCGGCACGATCCACCCGACGACCGTCGACATCGCGATGGTGAATAA
- a CDS encoding MarR family winged helix-turn-helix transcriptional regulator: MSASARGAAQRLERRLYTGEVSSPSRSVSGEPGPDGGVWNDPMPGLIGSFVQRAVVAMTTYLEQGLRAAGYDITPARAGNVMRNITPEGATIVAIARAAGVSKQAISRQAEGLQKLGYVVIGTSEADRRVRIVKPTPFGLESRDVVAHLYQQLEEKLTDRVGTADLAAFRHVVDALQDIGAETDRGAGPPDGGGVSRP; the protein is encoded by the coding sequence ATGAGTGCCAGTGCGCGCGGCGCGGCGCAGAGGCTCGAACGTCGTCTCTACACTGGTGAGGTGTCTTCTCCGTCAAGATCCGTGAGCGGCGAGCCGGGGCCGGATGGTGGCGTCTGGAACGATCCGATGCCCGGCCTCATCGGCAGCTTCGTTCAGCGCGCTGTCGTCGCCATGACAACTTACCTTGAGCAGGGCCTGCGAGCTGCGGGCTACGACATCACGCCGGCGCGAGCAGGCAACGTGATGCGCAATATCACTCCGGAAGGCGCGACGATCGTCGCCATCGCACGCGCTGCGGGGGTGAGCAAGCAGGCCATCAGCCGGCAGGCTGAGGGATTGCAGAAACTCGGGTACGTCGTCATCGGGACCAGTGAAGCCGATCGTCGCGTCCGCATCGTCAAGCCAACGCCGTTCGGGCTGGAATCGCGAGACGTCGTGGCCCATCTCTACCAGCAGCTTGAGGAGAAGCTCACCGACCGCGTGGGCACCGCTGACCTCGCCGCCTTCAGGCACGTTGTCGACGCGCTGCAGGACATCGGAGCCGAAACCGACCGTGGTGCCGGTCCGCCCGACGGAGGCGGTGTCTCGCGGCCGTGA
- a CDS encoding aldehyde dehydrogenase family protein, which translates to MPLPRRCLARTSTKSTIEVVSADTEQIIGTVPEARDTDVDLAVSSARQAFDDPAGWAHGSPERRANAIEWLCAAISGEPANSCWRASGKG; encoded by the coding sequence ATACCTCTACCTCGGCGGTGCCTGGCGCGCACGTCCACGAAGTCGACGATCGAGGTCGTCTCCGCCGACACCGAGCAGATCATCGGGACCGTGCCCGAGGCGCGGGACACCGACGTCGACCTCGCGGTATCGTCCGCACGTCAGGCGTTCGACGATCCGGCCGGCTGGGCACATGGGTCGCCCGAAAGGCGAGCTAACGCGATCGAGTGGCTGTGCGCCGCAATCTCCGGCGAACCGGCGAACTCGTGCTGGAGAGCGTCCGGCAAGGGCTGA
- a CDS encoding MFS transporter produces MTAAAHASRRQRRPKTRTPRRTVAGAREQTQEICVERVEGAVMTEQRNGHDRTSPQGRKALVGAIFGLSVDYYDLFLPTVALTPAIRYFQPAGLAPTTIATIGFAILAATFLGRPIGAFLFGHLGDTFGRKPATMVAIGGAAVVTFLIGVLPGYQVWGSLSLVLLLAARLVGGIFLGGEYSSANPLAIEATPKHRRGLVGGLIMCSYSIGYVAISVVTFLLLALLPADDLYSPYVQWGWRIPFLVGTVVSIAFLFYYRKVEESEIWRKAKTATSAAAPLRQLFRGGNARILEQVFILQTGMWLAVQAVVGSLPGLLQNYFRLPARTVTTTLLIGTVMLAAAYLTWALLGQRYGRRRMLIVAGATLSLPGTGTLFLMSHSALTGQPVITTMLWCVVTLLIAGSPFAISMIYLAERFPAEIRASGYGIGYSLAIVIPSFSGFYMLGLSAIMPYGYTPIVFMVLSGAFVIVGALMGPETRDVDLTADAAKQRSGPLTEDTRPR; encoded by the coding sequence GTGACCGCTGCCGCGCACGCATCTCGGCGGCAACGGCGTCCGAAAACCCGGACGCCCCGCCGGACCGTCGCCGGCGCCCGGGAACAAACCCAGGAAATCTGTGTCGAGCGCGTTGAAGGAGCCGTGATGACCGAGCAGCGCAATGGGCACGACCGCACCTCCCCCCAGGGCCGCAAGGCGCTCGTAGGAGCAATCTTCGGCCTGTCGGTCGACTACTACGATCTGTTCCTGCCCACCGTCGCGCTCACCCCCGCGATCAGGTACTTCCAACCCGCGGGCCTTGCCCCGACCACGATCGCCACGATCGGCTTCGCGATTCTCGCCGCGACGTTCCTCGGCCGGCCCATCGGCGCGTTCCTCTTCGGCCACCTCGGAGACACCTTCGGGCGCAAGCCGGCAACGATGGTCGCGATCGGCGGCGCGGCCGTCGTCACTTTCCTGATCGGCGTCCTGCCCGGCTACCAGGTCTGGGGATCGCTTTCGCTGGTACTGCTCCTCGCGGCCCGCCTCGTCGGCGGCATCTTCCTCGGAGGGGAATACTCCAGTGCCAACCCACTCGCCATCGAAGCGACACCGAAGCACCGGCGTGGCCTGGTCGGCGGCCTCATCATGTGCTCATACAGCATCGGCTACGTCGCGATCTCCGTCGTCACATTCCTGCTGCTGGCCCTGCTTCCCGCCGACGACCTGTATTCGCCCTACGTCCAGTGGGGATGGCGGATCCCGTTCCTCGTCGGCACCGTGGTGAGCATCGCTTTCCTTTTCTACTACCGGAAAGTCGAAGAATCCGAGATCTGGCGGAAGGCGAAGACAGCCACCAGCGCCGCCGCACCGCTACGGCAGCTCTTCCGCGGCGGGAACGCCAGGATCCTCGAACAGGTCTTCATCCTTCAGACCGGCATGTGGCTCGCGGTACAAGCGGTCGTGGGCTCACTGCCGGGACTCCTGCAGAACTACTTCCGGCTCCCGGCCCGAACCGTCACAACGACGCTGCTGATCGGGACAGTCATGCTGGCCGCGGCGTATCTGACCTGGGCGCTGCTCGGGCAGCGCTACGGTCGCCGCCGCATGCTCATTGTCGCCGGTGCAACCCTGTCCCTGCCCGGCACCGGCACGCTGTTTCTGATGAGCCACTCAGCGCTCACTGGGCAACCGGTGATCACCACAATGCTCTGGTGCGTGGTGACCCTGCTGATCGCGGGCTCGCCGTTCGCCATCTCGATGATCTACCTCGCGGAACGATTTCCCGCCGAGATCCGCGCCTCCGGATACGGCATCGGATACAGCCTGGCCATCGTCATACCGTCGTTCTCCGGCTTCTACATGCTCGGCCTCTCCGCCATCATGCCCTACGGCTACACCCCGATCGTATTCATGGTGCTCTCCGGAGCTTTCGTCATCGTCGGCGCCCTCATGGGGCCGGAGACCCGTGACGTGGACCTGACCGCGGACGCCGCGAAGCAACGTTCCGGCCCGCTTACCGAGGACACCCGGCCGCGGTAA
- a CDS encoding SDR family oxidoreductase, with translation MTRRILVTGAAGGFGTIISRELLRRGFRVALVDRDEHRLTSVSADLASATGGEALAAAADLADPAARARAVSEVDAAWGGVDGIVNSAGVGPGIVRPDFVTRPILAEEVTEEHLRRSWETNTLAPTLLAMELLPRMRARGWGRIVNVTTGLGTMLRLGFLTYGPSKAAFEAATAILAEECKGTGVTVNVVVPGGTADTPMVPAQSRSGDVRLINPEVMADPVAFLLSEDAGTANGVRIVAADWNPDARPDPAALAPVGW, from the coding sequence GTGACTCGCCGGATCCTCGTGACAGGTGCGGCCGGGGGCTTCGGCACGATCATTTCGCGAGAGCTCCTGCGCCGCGGCTTCCGCGTCGCACTCGTCGATCGGGACGAACACCGGCTCACCTCGGTCAGCGCGGACCTCGCGAGTGCCACGGGCGGCGAGGCCCTTGCCGCGGCGGCCGATCTCGCCGATCCGGCCGCGCGCGCCCGCGCGGTGTCAGAGGTCGACGCCGCATGGGGCGGGGTCGACGGCATCGTCAACTCCGCAGGTGTCGGGCCGGGCATCGTCCGGCCGGATTTCGTCACCAGGCCGATTCTCGCCGAGGAAGTCACGGAGGAACACCTGCGGCGCTCATGGGAAACCAACACCCTTGCGCCGACGCTGCTGGCCATGGAACTGCTGCCGCGCATGCGAGCACGCGGATGGGGCCGGATCGTCAACGTCACCACCGGTCTCGGCACCATGCTGCGCCTCGGTTTCCTCACCTACGGCCCCAGCAAAGCGGCGTTCGAAGCGGCCACGGCGATCCTCGCCGAAGAGTGCAAGGGAACGGGAGTGACCGTCAACGTCGTCGTTCCAGGTGGCACCGCCGACACCCCCATGGTACCCGCCCAAAGCCGGTCCGGTGACGTACGCCTGATCAACCCGGAGGTGATGGCCGACCCGGTGGCTTTCCTCCTCTCGGAAGACGCCGGAACGGCCAACGGGGTGCGCATCGTCGCCGCCGACTGGAACCCCGATGCGCGGCCCGATCCGGCCGCGCTCGCCCCGGTCGGCTGGTGA
- a CDS encoding Dabb family protein yields MIRHVFLLSTQPSATGEDIERLAAGIRALPERLSEIRRYEVIRDLGRQAGNAALLLIADFDSFDAYESYRDHPEHLKLIDDFVKPISAGFNRLQFETTMDEGAA; encoded by the coding sequence ATGATCAGGCACGTCTTCCTGCTCAGCACACAGCCATCCGCAACCGGTGAGGACATCGAGCGGCTGGCCGCAGGAATCCGGGCGTTACCAGAGCGGCTCAGTGAGATCCGGCGCTATGAAGTAATCCGCGACCTCGGGCGACAGGCAGGCAACGCTGCTCTGTTGCTCATCGCGGATTTCGACTCGTTCGATGCGTACGAGTCCTACCGCGACCATCCAGAGCACCTCAAGCTGATCGACGATTTCGTCAAGCCGATCAGCGCCGGCTTCAACCGGCTCCAGTTCGAGACCACGATGGACGAAGGTGCGGCGTGA
- a CDS encoding NAD(P)/FAD-dependent oxidoreductase, with protein MAGDVLVIGTSVAGVRLARTLRRKNFSGRIRLLDAEPCLPYDKPTLSKEALSDPEPAGASLLIDEEQLADLDIELSRGCRAESMYTVHKTVRTSAGDSTFDTGALARNLPTFTGCGGVYHLRLRADAEGLSRPLDGARHPVVIGGGFIGGEMASSARLRGVDVTIVEAAPRLLARVMPGEVAEEAAEPHRGNGVSLMLGTTVVDVLGAGRVERLVLSDGRTIPADVVVVGSGANPATDWLADSGLRIDDVVLCNADRSAAGAQDVFAIGDVVRWRDAEPAADTGANTGQQPGSRLRTSHTPSASTSEARSGTVNTCGPTNTACASSTPGRPAPPPVGRQRARADAVHPPRR; from the coding sequence ATGGCCGGCGACGTACTCGTCATCGGCACCTCGGTGGCCGGCGTCCGGCTTGCACGGACACTGCGTCGCAAGAACTTCAGCGGACGGATCCGACTGCTCGACGCGGAGCCCTGTCTGCCCTACGACAAGCCCACGCTGTCGAAGGAAGCGCTGTCTGATCCGGAGCCAGCCGGCGCGTCGCTGCTGATCGACGAGGAACAGCTTGCCGACCTCGACATCGAACTTTCGCGTGGCTGCCGGGCGGAATCGATGTACACGGTGCACAAAACCGTCCGGACTTCTGCCGGGGATTCGACCTTCGACACCGGTGCGCTCGCCCGGAATTTGCCCACCTTCACCGGGTGCGGCGGCGTTTATCATCTCCGTTTGCGTGCGGACGCCGAAGGTCTGTCCCGCCCGCTGGACGGCGCCCGTCATCCCGTCGTCATCGGCGGTGGTTTCATCGGCGGGGAAATGGCCTCGAGCGCACGGCTTCGCGGTGTCGACGTCACCATCGTCGAGGCCGCGCCGCGCCTGCTCGCCCGGGTCATGCCGGGCGAGGTCGCCGAGGAAGCGGCAGAACCCCATCGCGGCAACGGAGTCTCCCTAATGCTGGGAACCACGGTGGTCGACGTGCTCGGTGCCGGCCGCGTCGAACGACTCGTCCTCTCCGACGGCCGGACGATCCCCGCGGACGTCGTGGTCGTCGGAAGCGGTGCGAACCCGGCGACCGACTGGCTTGCCGACTCGGGTCTGCGCATCGACGACGTCGTCCTCTGTAACGCCGACCGCAGTGCCGCGGGTGCCCAAGACGTGTTCGCCATCGGTGACGTCGTGCGGTGGCGCGACGCGGAACCGGCCGCCGACACCGGCGCGAACACTGGACAGCAGCCAGGGAGCAGGCTGCGCACGTCGCACACACCCTCTGCTTCGACGTCAGAAGCCCGTTCAGGAACTGTGAATACGTGTGGTCCGACCAACACGGCGTGCGCATCCAGCACGCCGGGAAGACCGGCTCCGCCACCCGTAGGGCGACAGCGCGCAAGGGCGGACGCTGTTCACCCACCACGACGGTGA
- a CDS encoding ferredoxin, which produces MSYSIEINEKACNGYGNCIVAAPEVFDLDPETNIAVIRAGGNSETADDEELEEAAADCPVRAITLRRP; this is translated from the coding sequence GTGTCGTACTCCATCGAGATCAACGAAAAAGCCTGCAACGGATACGGAAACTGCATCGTCGCCGCGCCTGAGGTCTTCGACCTCGATCCCGAGACGAACATCGCCGTCATCCGGGCCGGCGGAAATTCCGAGACAGCGGACGACGAGGAGCTCGAAGAGGCTGCCGCCGACTGCCCCGTCCGCGCGATCACGCTCCGCCGCCCGTGA
- a CDS encoding VOC family protein, with the protein MAVSLNHTIVLSKDKVAAANFLAEILGLETNAWGPFIRVHTGETDIEFMNIEDSAWNDHITPQHLCFLLSEDEMDVLLKGLRRHDVQPYEDMFYEEPGVNNYYGGRGCYIRDAVDGHLFEFITAPYEGKPANIEKGRWRDPVDPTAVGA; encoded by the coding sequence GTGGCGGTCTCGCTGAACCACACGATCGTCCTATCGAAAGACAAGGTCGCGGCGGCTAATTTTCTCGCCGAAATACTGGGCTTGGAAACCAACGCTTGGGGTCCTTTTATCCGCGTGCATACCGGTGAGACGGACATCGAGTTCATGAACATCGAAGACTCCGCGTGGAATGATCACATCACCCCGCAGCATTTGTGCTTCCTGCTCTCGGAGGACGAGATGGACGTGCTGCTGAAAGGGCTGCGGCGGCACGACGTACAGCCGTACGAGGACATGTTCTACGAAGAGCCGGGCGTGAACAACTATTACGGCGGCCGGGGATGCTACATCCGGGACGCGGTGGACGGACATCTCTTCGAGTTCATCACCGCGCCGTATGAAGGCAAGCCTGCGAACATCGAAAAGGGCCGCTGGCGGGACCCGGTGGATCCCACGGCCGTCGGGGCCTGA
- a CDS encoding CaiB/BaiF CoA transferase family protein, which yields MSTPEAGGPLRGTRVIELGTVVAGPFAGRVLADFGADVIKIEAPDRPDPLRDWGQAAYRGHRLWWTVHARNKRCVTLDLRSRRGQDLLLELVATADVLIENFRPGTLERWNLGWERLRTVNRGLVLARLSGYGQTGPYAGRPGYASVAEAMSGLRAINGHPGEAPPRMAVSLGDSLGGMVAVQGVLAALLHRAQTGEGQVVDIALTEACLAVTESLVPEYDRLGRVRRPGGTRLDGIAPSNLFRSADGQWVIVAANQDTIFRRLCTVMGKPELADDPRFADHRARGENQDEIDDLVAEWVSARTASEVAARLEEAGVVVGQVYTAADIVADPHFRARGALVSHHDERVDDDVLGPGIVPVFSRTPGRVRWAGPPEPGTHNDEVYRELLGLTADDLEDLAKEGVV from the coding sequence ATGAGCACACCTGAAGCCGGTGGTCCGCTGAGAGGGACCAGGGTGATCGAGCTCGGCACAGTGGTGGCCGGGCCGTTCGCCGGACGCGTCCTCGCCGACTTCGGTGCGGACGTCATCAAGATCGAGGCGCCGGACCGGCCGGATCCGCTGCGCGACTGGGGCCAGGCCGCGTACAGGGGCCACCGGTTGTGGTGGACAGTGCACGCGCGCAACAAACGGTGCGTCACCCTGGACCTGCGGTCGCGGCGTGGTCAGGACTTGCTGCTCGAATTGGTCGCGACTGCCGATGTGCTGATCGAGAACTTCCGGCCGGGCACGCTTGAACGCTGGAATCTCGGCTGGGAGCGGCTTCGGACGGTCAACCGGGGCCTGGTCCTGGCGCGGCTGTCCGGCTACGGCCAGACCGGGCCGTACGCTGGCCGGCCAGGCTACGCGTCGGTGGCCGAAGCGATGAGCGGGCTGCGGGCGATCAACGGCCATCCCGGTGAGGCACCACCGAGGATGGCGGTGTCGCTGGGCGATTCGCTGGGCGGAATGGTAGCCGTACAGGGCGTGCTGGCCGCGCTGCTGCACCGTGCGCAGACCGGGGAGGGCCAGGTCGTCGACATCGCGCTGACCGAGGCCTGCTTGGCGGTGACCGAGTCGCTGGTCCCGGAATACGACCGGCTGGGCCGGGTTCGCCGACCGGGCGGCACCCGCCTGGACGGGATCGCTCCGTCTAATCTTTTCCGCTCCGCGGACGGGCAGTGGGTCATCGTCGCCGCCAACCAGGACACGATCTTCCGGCGGCTGTGCACGGTAATGGGCAAGCCCGAGCTGGCCGACGATCCGCGTTTCGCCGACCATCGGGCACGGGGCGAGAACCAGGACGAGATCGACGACCTCGTGGCCGAATGGGTGTCCGCCCGTACGGCGAGCGAGGTGGCCGCACGGCTGGAGGAAGCCGGAGTCGTGGTGGGGCAGGTGTACACGGCCGCCGACATCGTCGCCGATCCGCACTTCCGTGCGCGCGGCGCGCTGGTCTCCCACCACGATGAGCGGGTGGACGACGACGTGCTCGGGCCGGGAATCGTCCCCGTCTTCTCCCGCACACCTGGCCGGGTGCGCTGGGCAGGCCCGCCGGAGCCCGGGACGCACAACGACGAGGTCTACCGGGAACTGCTCGGGCTGACCGCGGACGATCTCGAAGATTTGGCTAAGGAAGGTGTCGTATGA
- a CDS encoding hydroxymethylglutaryl-CoA lyase, protein MTGPLRVPESIRLREVGLRDGLQIEQPIPTAAKLRLLEALVATGARRIEATAFVSPKAVPALADAEEVAAHLSEYPGIEFSALVANPRGAHRAVDAGVTALEYVVSASDGHSLANAHRTTAQALDQVGEVASVVHGAGGTCEVIIAVAWDDPFDGPTPPGGVVALARRAVDSGADRLCLGDTIGTTTPVRMAELVTAVRTTCQGTPLGVHLHDTRGAGLATALAAMQIGVLDLDASIGGLGGCPFAPGASGNIATEELAFLCRECGIETGLDLERLRAAAALAQEVVGRPLESGVLRAGDRSLAAVRR, encoded by the coding sequence ATGACCGGGCCTCTGCGTGTACCCGAGTCGATCCGGCTGCGCGAGGTCGGCCTTCGGGACGGCCTGCAGATCGAGCAGCCCATCCCGACGGCGGCGAAGCTGAGACTGCTGGAAGCCCTCGTCGCGACCGGTGCGCGGCGTATCGAGGCGACCGCGTTCGTGTCGCCCAAAGCGGTGCCCGCGCTCGCCGATGCGGAAGAGGTTGCCGCGCATCTTTCCGAGTACCCGGGAATCGAGTTCTCGGCACTGGTCGCCAACCCTCGTGGCGCACACCGGGCGGTCGACGCCGGCGTGACGGCGTTGGAATACGTGGTTTCGGCCTCGGACGGGCACAGTCTGGCCAACGCTCACCGCACCACCGCACAAGCGTTGGACCAAGTCGGCGAAGTGGCGTCGGTCGTCCACGGTGCCGGCGGTACCTGTGAGGTCATCATCGCCGTGGCCTGGGATGATCCTTTCGACGGGCCCACCCCGCCGGGCGGCGTCGTGGCACTCGCCCGGCGGGCGGTGGACAGCGGAGCGGACCGGCTCTGCCTCGGCGACACGATCGGTACGACGACCCCGGTGCGGATGGCCGAGCTGGTGACCGCTGTCCGGACGACTTGCCAGGGGACCCCGCTCGGCGTGCACCTGCACGACACCCGCGGCGCGGGCTTGGCGACCGCGCTGGCCGCGATGCAGATCGGCGTACTGGACCTCGACGCGTCGATCGGAGGACTCGGCGGATGCCCCTTCGCTCCTGGAGCCAGCGGCAACATCGCTACCGAGGAGCTCGCCTTCCTGTGCCGCGAGTGCGGCATTGAGACCGGGCTTGACCTGGAGCGGCTGCGTGCTGCCGCGGCACTGGCGCAGGAGGTCGTCGGCCGGCCGCTGGAGAGCGGCGTGCTGCGCGCCGGCGACCGGTCTCTCGCAGCCGTGCGCCGTTGA
- a CDS encoding integrase core domain-containing protein, producing the protein MRLSMGRKGECWDNAVTELFFATIKTELIDRHGWPTRTAAHKAIFVDIEAWYNTRRRHSRLGYLSPDAYETNYHATEDTTKRQVA; encoded by the coding sequence GTGCGTTTATCGATGGGACGTAAAGGAGAATGCTGGGACAACGCGGTCACCGAGTTGTTCTTCGCCACAATCAAAACCGAACTGATCGACCGGCATGGCTGGCCGACGCGGACCGCCGCCCACAAGGCGATCTTCGTAGACATCGAGGCCTGGTACAACACCCGCCGACGGCACTCCCGCCTCGGCTACCTCAGCCCCGACGCTTACGAAACCAACTACCACGCGACCGAAGACACCACCAAACGTCAGGTAGCCTGA
- a CDS encoding PucR family transcriptional regulator, with the protein MGVVDTFDSPVCTMHNREVPPPRWEPLSGPAAELVATTAQHLLHDPAELFAATGQAILDALPVVDADADLAASARATSNANITRWLVTMARYPGEPVGTDLTPEALEIARDVIRRGLDREVLWTGYRQGQNTSWLGWMRTLCTMSAGKPEWSGVLGEALDATARSYFGFLDDILVNVEAQVSLERDQLRSDGTSMRLETVRLILDGAPITQERAAKRLGYELAAQHIGFVLWADGEVDQGSLEKTANQLARAAGAGRPLALPVSGSSLWAWSHAPSPLNLRALRDAVTVIERPIHVAIGASAYGMAGFGLTHRQAIDARKLAQRLPEPPRFTSYEDIEVVVLASVDPDRVRHFLQQTLGGLMGERREIRETMLAYLRHERNATSTAKELFTHRNTVLNRLARAESLLPRPSSERPLAVHLALELDHWLAAQPNGE; encoded by the coding sequence GTGGGCGTGGTGGATACTTTTGACAGCCCGGTGTGCACCATGCACAATCGCGAGGTGCCACCACCGAGATGGGAGCCGTTGAGCGGGCCTGCAGCCGAGCTGGTGGCCACCACAGCACAGCACCTGCTCCACGACCCGGCGGAATTGTTCGCAGCCACCGGCCAGGCCATTCTCGACGCCTTACCGGTTGTGGACGCGGACGCGGACCTCGCCGCATCGGCGCGGGCCACCAGCAACGCCAACATCACGCGATGGCTAGTCACCATGGCCCGGTATCCCGGTGAGCCGGTGGGGACCGATCTGACACCGGAGGCACTGGAGATCGCCAGGGACGTCATCCGCCGCGGACTAGACAGGGAGGTGCTGTGGACGGGATATCGGCAAGGCCAGAACACGAGCTGGCTCGGCTGGATGCGGACGCTGTGCACCATGAGCGCGGGCAAGCCGGAGTGGTCCGGTGTCCTCGGTGAAGCACTGGACGCCACCGCGCGCTCCTATTTCGGTTTCCTCGACGACATTCTCGTCAACGTTGAGGCGCAGGTGAGCCTCGAACGTGACCAGTTGCGCAGCGACGGGACATCGATGCGGCTGGAAACGGTGCGCCTGATCCTGGACGGAGCGCCGATCACCCAAGAGCGCGCCGCCAAGCGTCTCGGCTACGAGCTGGCGGCGCAGCACATCGGTTTTGTGTTGTGGGCCGATGGCGAGGTCGACCAGGGCAGCCTGGAGAAGACCGCGAACCAGCTGGCTCGTGCGGCCGGTGCCGGTCGTCCGCTCGCACTGCCGGTGAGCGGCAGCAGCCTGTGGGCTTGGTCGCATGCGCCGTCGCCGCTGAACCTCCGCGCGCTGCGCGACGCCGTCACCGTCATCGAGCGGCCGATCCACGTGGCCATCGGGGCTAGCGCGTACGGGATGGCCGGTTTCGGCCTCACGCACCGCCAGGCGATCGACGCGCGAAAACTCGCGCAGCGCCTGCCGGAGCCACCACGTTTCACCAGTTACGAGGACATCGAGGTGGTCGTGCTCGCCAGCGTCGATCCCGACCGGGTCAGGCATTTCCTCCAGCAGACGCTGGGCGGTCTGATGGGCGAACGGCGCGAAATCCGGGAAACGATGCTCGCGTACCTGCGTCATGAACGCAATGCGACCAGCACCGCGAAGGAATTGTTCACGCACCGCAATACCGTTTTGAACCGGCTTGCCCGTGCGGAGAGCCTCCTGCCCCGCCCTTCCTCGGAGCGTCCACTCGCGGTGCATCTGGCACTGGAGCTCGACCATTGGCTTGCCGCGCAGCCGAATGGCGAGTGA